agtcaagagcctcggcgtcatcctggacaacaccctctcattcgcaccccatattcacaacatcacccggactgcattcttccacctccgcaacattgccagactccgcccatcactgacccaatccagcactgaaatcctagttcactcatttgtcacatcacgcatagactactgcaacgccctcctcaccggactccccaccaaactcatcaacagactgcagatcattcagaactcagccgcccggatcatcacccgcaccaaatcatctgaccacatcacccctgtcctcattcaacttcactggctcccagtacactaccgtatccaatacaaaaccctactcctcacctacaaagctctccacaacctagcccccagttatctctgcgacctcctccaagaatacactccctcccgctccctccgctcaacctctgctggactactatgtatccccacatcacgactcactacaatgggtgcccggtcattcagctgttcagcacccaggctctgaaactccctccccccacacataaaacaatcagacaccattacaaccttcaagtcacaactcaaaactcacctgttcaaactcgcacacaacgtctaactgatcactgttttgattgttttttttgttttgttttgtcttgtttttgttttatttatttcttattgcttatgtttatttatttttacacaatgtcttgttttttttttttttttaaatgtatgatgactatatgctctgtaaggtgaccttgggtgtcttgaaaggcgcctctaaattaaatgtattattatttattattatatattcctTACCTGTACACCCTACCTGACAGTAATACTTAAACCCTACCTGTATAGCTTGTTTGCGAGTATTACCTATTTATTTACCCTACCTGTATAGAACCTGCCTGTATATATACCCTACCTTTTGAGTTCTACCATGTATAAATACCGTACCTGTAGGTCTAAGTTATACAGTGCCTGACATCCTAGagtgctgtacacacacacacacacacacacacacacacacacacacacacacacacacacacacacacacacacacacacacacacacacacacacacacacacacacacacacacacatatatacacacacacacacacacacacacacacacacacacagtgctcagTGCCTCACCTGTCTCCCTCATGTGTTTGCCTCCAGGGGACTGATCCTGCAGGACCTGACGTTTGTCCACCTGGGGAATCCTGACCGGTTGATGACATCACAGGGGTCCATGGTCAACTTCTCCAAACGATGGCAGCAGTTCAACATCCTGGACACTCTGAGGAGCTTCCAACAAATGTAAATAATTTGACTATTTTGGTAGTTTTATCTGTAGGTTTGTGTTTGCTTACAGGTCATCCTGTAAAGGTGTATATATATGGAGTGTCATGTGACATAATTGTTACAATACTTTACTAGTTATTTCTTATCTCTGTCTTCTCCTATTATTTCTCCACCATTCCTAACTGCCCTTTCTAAATCTTTCTCCAGCTGTTACTCCCTTCAGCCCAAAAGTGAGATTTCGTCATTCTTCAATGACTTCAGCGACCATTTGGCTGAAGAGGCATTATGGGAACTCTCTCTCAAGATCCGCCCACGCAACATTCCAAAGACCAATCAGAGATGAGCCTAGAAGACAGTGAGCCAATGTAATGAGGAGGAGAAACATCTGACGACATACAGAAACTGATCCGCACCTACCTGTCTTTGGAGACATGTTTAATCGCTAGCCACTAAAGGCTGCAATAATCCGATGTCATTCAAAGGAATATATCAGCTCAAATCGTATGTATGTACCCTCAATAAATGTCTGTACTTTTTGTATCAAGGggtctgttttgtgttttttagcAGAATAAAATATACTCAACGTCATTGGCTAGTAAAATGAAAACGTTTTATTCTTAATTTCCAGTGAAATCTATCTTGAAATACCAAAAGGTCCTGGGTTCAACCCCTATGACTATAGTCTCTGGCCAGTGGGCAAGAGGCCTCACTTCATCCTGCTCCTATGTCAAGGAATAGGTCTGCTAGGTctgagaaaggaccaagttcctttaggtcgggttggagtcccagagaaaggaccaagttcctttaggtcgggttggagtcccgacgtgggttcctttggttcgtggttagagttccaagttctgtctgggttagagtcctagaatctggattagagtcccagagaaaggaccaagttcctttaggtcgggttggagtcccgacgtaggttccagagagactgttgatctgatcttaaatacattgcactttcaattttacttactaaaaagcctttttaacttacaatttaattttttctatttttaccagaaagatacatgatctgataccagagagaaaggataagggttactagaatccgggtttgagtcccagagaaagtaccaagttcctttaggtcgggttggtgtcccgacgcggataccagagagactgttgatctgatcttaaatacaatgcactttctattttactaatttctttgcatatgttttgttttacttatctattattttattttattgtgtgacaatgtttatatgtgaagcactttgagtctgccttgtgtatgcaAAGTGCTATGTAAATAAAGTTCCCTTGCTTTGCTAATGTCTAAATATAAGTACACAGTGGTCAATAGTACAAAACGATGTATACCAGCCTGACCTGGAGTGTAAAACCTTTTCCTTGCtaaaataactaataataaaaataataacaacactaATCAAAAACAAGTTCTAGACACATTCTGCTACCAGCTTTGCGCAACCTAAAGATAGAATGAATGAGTCCGATCAAATGAGAATATCCAATTACATATTGGATGTTCCTTGCTCATGCTCACACAGCAGGTATTAGATATTTGTGGTTTTGCATTTTGTCCTGAGCGTCTTTGCTTAGTTTACGTTTTGAAACCAAACAGTCCATAGGAAAAAGGCCATACACTCATGTCTCTGCTGCGCTTCCGAAGAGAGGAGTAGCATTCGCGTAACCAAGGTAACGCATTCTAATCGAGAACGGAGCATCTAGACCACAATAATCGATCAAGGAGCACTAGTAAGCTGGTTGCTTAGCATGCTAAACATGCTGGCAAAAACTATTGAGTATCCGAAGGAAAATGTTAAACAGATTATTATGATAAGGTGTCCGGTGTGCCGAATATGAACACAGAATTCCACCTCACAACCAAATGAGTAAAGAACCAACAAGCAGGTAGACGAACGTGGCTAGCTACTGACAGCTAGTCAGCTAATAATGATTGAATGAATGCAACGGTACTATCTGCATGGCAATGTTTTGGTGATTCATGATCGATGACAATcattatgcattttttttttaaaacaaagcaAAAGATACGCCTATGTAGATTATACAGCCCCTGACATAAAATACATCTTTGTTATATGCTGTAAAGCTATACAAAGCCTACTACAGTATTATGAATTAGGCAAAACAAAGTCAATTACTGTCAGTTATATATGGAGCTATGCTTTACACACCGTTTGCTGTATGTCTCGTTTTCTCTACAGTATACTACTCCAGGCTGGAACCATGCTCGGACTCAGCAGCCTGAAGTTTCCACCTGTGGTCAAAACGGAGATTAACCTGGTGCTGGTTCTGGTCACTGTGCTTGGTTTCTGGACGCGGCTCAGAAACCTTTCCTACCCTAGGGCAGTGGTGTGAGTATACTCTAGCCTTATTGCCAGACATTATTAAGTCTAACAGAAACGCTTATTTTATCTGCTAGATAATTTGTTAGATAAGATCAGACACagatatataaaatgtaacCGCCCAAAATGATACGCTATTAGGCCATAGCCTAATAGCCTAAAGAGATGCCATAGCCTGCATCTCTTAatagtgtttgtgtctctgtgtttgtgtgtccaggtTTGACGAAGTATACTATGGCCAGTTTGTGTCTCTCTACATGAAGCGGGTCTTCTTTGTTGATGAGAGCGGACCGCCCCTTGGTCACATGATCTTGGCCTTCGGAGGTGAGTTCTTTGATGCTCAAGATAAGAAAAGATGTTGCTATATACATAATTATGTGAACTGTTTAGTTGATCTACTTGTGAATAGAtgtgtgaaaaacaaataacctgtgtgtgtgtgtgtgtgtgtgtgtgtctgtgtgtgtgtgtgtgtgtgtgtgtgtgtgtgtgtgtgtgtgtgtgtgtgtgtgtgtgtgtgtgtgtgtgtgtacagcctACCTGGGTGGTTTTGATGGAAACTTCCCATGGAACAGAATAGGTGCAGGTAAGTGAATAAGTAGAAAGGCCAATGGGTTTCAGAACAAATTGGACCAGAGGGAACACATGTTTTAGACACAAGAAAACCTCAAAACGGCTGTAGGTCACTGGACTTTATGGGAGCAACATTCACAATTCATTCATGCTGCACAATGTGTGTTCATAATAATTTCTATATCCTAAATGATAGGTCTTTATTGAGTCTTGAAACTAGTGATGCATCAGGTGACAATGATGGCTCTCATTGTTGCTGTGGATGTTTTTGTGGCGCTGTCTAGAGTACCCCAGCAGTATGAGTGTGTGGGGCCTGCGTCTCCTGCCCGCAGTGTGCGGGGCTCTGTGCGTCCCCCTGGCCTACCTGCTCCAGTTGGAGCTGGGCAGCTCCCACTACGCTGCACTGGGAgcttctctcctcatcctcatggGTTGGTATCCTTATCCAAATCGACCATTCCCATCAGAGCAGACTTGTCATGAATGCCTTTTCTGATTTTGAATGCATCTCTCCTGTGTGTAGCCCTTCTGAATCAGCCCTCGTCTCACAAAGCAGACAAGGGGGTACATTTTTTCGTCAAAATGTATCtgtaaaaggtttcaaatcCACTCCACAACGTCGTAAAATCCCCTTCTGTAAGCCTAATCACTCATGTGAGTCAGTTTCTCTTTGGTAGAATATCTTCGTAACGCTGTGCGGTCTCCCCTCAGCTTGCGGTGCAGATTGGAAGGACTGCTGTTTCCGCGGTTAGTGCAGCCCTATCTGAGACAGTGTTCCTTCATATCACGTTGTTGTTTGATTTCAGAGAACTCTCTCATCGTCCAATCACGCTTCATGCTACTGGAGTCTGTCCTGATCTTCTTTCAGctgctctccttcttctcctacTGGCGCTTCTACAACGCCTCAAACAGGTAGCACTCTCCCCTGCCACAAGTCAACCCACTCCAGCATACGCTGATACACTGATacttcctgtctgcctgtctcttcgTGTGTTGCAGTTGCTCCAGGTATTTGTGGCTCATCGTAGCTGCGTCCTCCTGTGCCGGAGCTGtggggtaagtgtgtgtgtgtgtgtgtgtgtgtgtgtgtgtgtgtgtgtgtgtgtgtgtgtgtgtgtgtgtctgtgtgtctgtgtgtgtctgtgtgtgtctgagacacATTATGTTATGAGTATTCAGCGCACACACAGTATATTTTGTGTACATTTCAAAGTGAGTTATTTTAGGttatttcttgtgtgtgtttgtggctccTTAGGGTAAAGTATGTAGGTGTGTTCACCTACCTCCTGCTGCTGGGCATAGCCTCTGTGCACACCTGGCAGCTGATTGGCCAGCGGGCTGTCAGTCATGTgagtttcaccttcttcttaGAGTAGAAACATTAATCGAGATGAATTGTGTTCTGCAGGGAAATTAAATGTTATTCTAGAAtaacaattgtgtgtgtgtgtgtgtgtgtgtgtgtgtgtgtgtgtgtgtgtgtgtgtgtgtgtgtgtgtgtgtgtgtgtgtgtgtgtgtgtgtgtgtgtgtgtgtgtgtgtgtgtgtgtgtgtgtgtgtgtggttcagctGAGAGTGTTTGTGGAATGTGGGTGTCGCGTCGTGTGCCTGGTGGTGCTTCCCGTCCTACTCTATGTGTTCTGTTTCTACGTCCATCTGACTGTCCTTCGGCACAGTGGACCACATGACCAGCTGATGAGCAGTGCGTTCCAGGCTAGTCTGGAGGTAATGAACGTACATCTAGGCCTATCCAATAACATTAACTCTGTGTCTTCAATGTTAAGAGTTTGGTTGTTTATGTCATTTGATCATTATCATTTCTAGCATGGTTACAGACGTCGACATTTTGCAAaatttgaattaattatttaGCCGTTTGGTAATAtgaaatacgtgtgtgtgtagggtggcCTGTCGAGAATTACTCGGGGCCAGCCATTAGAAGTGGCCTATGGCAGTCAGGTTACCTTACGAAGCTCCGCCTCTCAAACCATCCCTTGCTGGCTACACTCCCATAAGGCTAACTATCCAATAAGGTATTGCCACAAAACTCATGCTTCTCCAACTATTCAATCAGATCAGtctgtattttatgtttttctaatttgcgtgtgtgtgtgtatgattgtatTTGTAGGTATGAGGATGGGAGAGGCAGCTCCCACCAGCAGCAGGTGACCTGTTATCCCTTTAAAGATGTCAACAACTGGTGGATTATCAAGGACCCAGGCAGGTAGGTTACCATGACAACATACGAAAATAAAACAGACGTTTTACACATGGTTTACCATAGGAACCGACTATGAGGTCATAATCCTACCTTTGGTTAGATGATCGTGGTGTTTACTATTGGGACAGATGGGTGTTTCTATTTATTAAGTACATAGTAAGAGTATACATCCAACAGTGATGATAAAATACTCAATCGCGGGTCCAGACCCATAGTTAAATACATTGTTCTCTAGTAACGTCGTGGGAAGGAATGCACTAATGTGTTAACAGGTTGAGATATTAAAAATACAGAGGGGCGTTAGGGAAACCAAtgctttataaatataaacaaaagtCCTTCTCTGAACCGGTGAAGACCAACCTCAAGTCAGATCCTGACCACAGCAGGCTGACAATGGCGTCAGTGTTGAATCTGGTTCCACTGTGTGGATGTGGGGACATCTGATCTGTGTCAGACAGGAGCTGGTGGTCAACACACCCCCCCGACCCGTTCGCCACGGCGACGTCATCCAGCTCCTCCATGGTATGACGTCTCGTTTCCTCAAcaggtaaccatagcaaccctccttctcctctgtaaTTCAAACATTTGATCAAATCCACCTAATGTCAAATTTTTCATGGGGGCAACCCACAaactcagctctgctgctcatcccacaagtgcatgttccttacaaatggggcaccatttgaaagggaactatacaggctttccaacggtataagatttattgccaaaaagcatttTTACCACAGATAAAtaatcaactgtgtgtgtgtgtgtgtgtgtgtgtgtgtgtgtgtgtgtgtgtgtgtgtgtgtgtgtgtgtgtgtgtgtgtgtgtgtgtgtgtgtgtgtgtgtgtgtgtgtgcgtgcgttcagtCACGATGTGGCTGCTCCAATGAGTCCTCACGCCCAGGAAGTGTCGGGGTACATTGACTTCaatgtttccatggtgatgcAG
Above is a genomic segment from Gadus morhua chromosome 6, gadMor3.0, whole genome shotgun sequence containing:
- the pomt1 gene encoding protein O-mannosyl-transferase 1, whose protein sequence is MSKEPTSSILLQAGTMLGLSSLKFPPVVKTEINLVLVLVTVLGFWTRLRNLSYPRAVVFDEVYYGQFVSLYMKRVFFVDESGPPLGHMILAFGAYLGGFDGNFPWNRIGAEYPSSMSVWGLRLLPAVCGALCVPLAYLLQLELGSSHYAALGASLLILMENSLIVQSRFMLLESVLIFFQLLSFFSYWRFYNASNSCSRYLWLIVAASSCAGAVGVKYVGVFTYLLLLGIASVHTWQLIGQRAVSHLRVFVECGCRVVCLVVLPVLLYVFCFYVHLTVLRHSGPHDQLMSSAFQASLEGGLSRITRGQPLEVAYGSQVTLRSSASQTIPCWLHSHKANYPIRYEDGRGSSHQQQVTCYPFKDVNNWWIIKDPGRQELVVNTPPRPVRHGDVIQLLHGMTSRFLNSHDVAAPMSPHAQEVSGYIDFNVSMVMQNLWRVDISNREAESEVWKTIVSDVRLVHVNTSAALKLSGGTLPEWGFGQLEVVADRVSRAHHSSLVWNVEEHRYGTSHEQKEREVELHSPTHIDVHPNISFLSKFIELQRKMLTVKQEESEHKYSSCPLEWISMTTNIVYWLHHSTNAQIHLIGNLVSWGMANLSLAAYQLLALWYLLRRRRAIRDITEASWCQFQRVGVVCVGGWLVNFLPFFLMENTLFLYHYLPAYTFLLQLLPAVLEHAHTHLLSGKSQHRAGCVSAFAGLCSVYLCYKSFSPLTYGSPELSANQLQALRWQPSWDILYRRP